The genomic window CTCCCCGAGCAGCACGCGAAGCGCCCGCAACGTCCCCGCCGGGTCGCGGACCGCGGTCAGCCGGGCCGCCCGTGGCGGCCCCGTCCCCGCAGCGAGCACCGGTCCCGCCCGGCCCGCCCGTGCTGCCCAGCCGGCCGGGCCCGGCGCACCCGCCGGCGCCGCCGACCGCTGCTCCCCGGCGGCCAGCAGCCGGTCCACCGCCTCGACCAGCTCGCCCGCCTGCCAGGCCTCCTCGATGACGTCCTCGGGCTGCGGCTCCCCCCGCATCACCCGCTCCGACTCCGCCACCAGTCGTGCCGCGTCCATCTGCGCACCCCCTCGACCCCGGCGGTGGTGACCCCTTCACCACCTGCCGACATCACTCAGCGTGACACAGTCTCACCCGGAACCAAAAGGTCGTTCCCGACATCTGTGGATAACCCCGC from Streptomyces sp. NBC_01198 includes these protein-coding regions:
- a CDS encoding DUF6099 family protein — encoded protein: MDAARLVAESERVMRGEPQPEDVIEEAWQAGELVEAVDRLLAAGEQRSAAPAGAPGPAGWAARAGRAGPVLAAGTGPPRAARLTAVRDPAGTLRALRVLLGEITHALVGLTSAVQDEGAYWRCIEALDAVDEAKDRVRTLAGGERTPGEGGG